Proteins from one Dermacentor variabilis isolate Ectoservices chromosome 1, ASM5094787v1, whole genome shotgun sequence genomic window:
- the LOC142571032 gene encoding uncharacterized protein LOC142571032 — translation MLIYYTSRERIFFSHFTLVSQCFSVVIWSYILSYFLFISCEGPTATLEKFVFMPQRQKQGSRSNEVQSEIQKNGVNSIAKSIPVGLVEHNTSKKCLDGNSVEPGVGFVGSSSNECCRL, via the exons ATGCTCATCTACTACACCTCCAGAGAGCGCATCTTCTTTTCACACTTCACGCTG GTGTCCCAGTGCTTCTCCGTCGTGATTTGGAGTTACATCTTGAGCTACTTCCTCTTTATCTCCTGCGAAGGGCCAACGGCGACACTCGAGAAGTTTGTCTTCATGCCTCAGCGACAAAAACAAGGCTCGCGGTCAAACGAAGTTCAAAGTGAAATACAGAAGAACGGGGTCAACAGCATTGCCAAGAGCATACCTGTCGGCCTCGTAGAGCATAACACGTCCAAGAAATGCCTCGACGGAAATTCGGTGGAACCAGGAGTCGGCTTCGTCGGAAGCAGCAGTAACGAGTGTTGCCGTTTATAA